A single Microbacterium protaetiae DNA region contains:
- a CDS encoding peptidoglycan-binding domain-containing protein — translation MILLVVAIMLVVGAFFTGLAVHSPDDAALSRIDNVVPVFATAQQRVVDDGFTVIGRVVAPRIASVTVTEASTEASSTPQTKADTPDNAPANGDATPEQVVVSASAAKRGQTITAGTLIAEVSGRPVFAWPAGVPLYRNLVPGDSGADVRGLQQALADAGVYEGGRDGLFGARTLEALETLYLRAGYSLPFVNDGVRGFAWREVVTMPKLPALVTEVPPVGTVLGAERPLVSIQTSPAVIQGLATTDVAKGLHVGTKVRVEANGGVAETTSIQKVGAFMTDEKTGISGQMLTVMLPRGFPTGDGTGVTIRPAKAPSPSIAVPAISLRQDASGTFVLRKAAQADPRDSGNAYETIRVVASAEADGWVSLTDAGGLNLGDRVLVSGSPSE, via the coding sequence GTGATTTTGCTCGTGGTGGCGATCATGCTTGTCGTTGGCGCCTTCTTCACAGGTCTTGCTGTCCACTCGCCCGACGACGCAGCCCTGTCGCGTATCGACAACGTCGTACCGGTGTTCGCGACTGCACAGCAACGCGTGGTGGACGACGGATTCACTGTTATTGGTCGCGTCGTGGCGCCCCGTATCGCGTCGGTGACCGTCACAGAGGCCTCTACTGAAGCCTCCTCGACGCCTCAGACGAAGGCCGACACCCCCGACAATGCGCCCGCCAACGGCGACGCTACGCCCGAGCAAGTCGTCGTGTCGGCATCCGCCGCCAAACGAGGCCAGACGATCACGGCCGGCACCCTCATTGCAGAGGTCTCGGGGCGACCCGTGTTCGCTTGGCCTGCTGGCGTGCCGCTTTATCGCAACCTTGTTCCCGGCGACTCCGGTGCCGACGTGCGAGGGTTGCAACAGGCGTTAGCTGACGCCGGCGTGTACGAGGGTGGCCGCGATGGGCTCTTCGGAGCCCGCACTCTGGAAGCCCTGGAGACCCTGTACTTGCGCGCCGGCTACAGCCTACCGTTCGTGAACGACGGGGTGCGCGGGTTCGCTTGGCGCGAGGTGGTCACGATGCCAAAGCTGCCCGCGTTGGTAACGGAGGTCCCGCCCGTGGGCACGGTGCTGGGTGCCGAACGTCCCCTCGTCAGCATCCAAACGTCACCGGCCGTCATTCAAGGTCTTGCCACCACTGACGTCGCAAAAGGCCTCCACGTGGGCACGAAGGTGCGTGTGGAAGCTAACGGCGGGGTTGCCGAGACCACCAGTATTCAAAAGGTGGGCGCTTTCATGACCGATGAGAAAACTGGCATCTCGGGGCAGATGCTCACCGTAATGCTACCGAGGGGGTTCCCGACGGGCGACGGAACAGGCGTCACGATTCGACCTGCGAAAGCACCATCGCCGTCCATCGCTGTTCCCGCCATTTCGCTGCGGCAGGACGCCTCCGGCACGTTCGTGCTGCGCAAGGCAGCGCAGGCCGACCCAAGGGATTCCGGCAACGCGTACGAGACCATCCGAGTCGTCGCCTCTGCGGAAGCCGACGGGTGGGTCTCTCTCACTGATGCCGGGGGGCTCAACCTCGGTGACAGGGTTTTGGTCTCCGGGAGTCCCAGTGAGTGA
- a CDS encoding TetR/AcrR family transcriptional regulator: MTERKVAALKQERSIATREALIAGAARVFARLSYGESRLRGIAVESGASEGSMYFHFGTKAEMARAVLEAQQERMKAVLQAVQSSPGTTRERLFALLDRLAMLISTDEIVQGGIRLAGQASPEVAEIANAPYIEWVHIVRDIISQGIEEGSIRPDIDLDQAAEFVNSAFVGAQVLAGLDDSWASFPQRVARLIPWFDELLAPHR, encoded by the coding sequence GTGACGGAACGCAAGGTGGCTGCACTGAAACAGGAGCGGTCGATCGCCACCCGCGAAGCACTAATCGCCGGCGCGGCACGGGTGTTTGCGCGGCTGTCATACGGTGAATCACGACTGCGGGGCATCGCGGTCGAGTCGGGTGCCAGTGAGGGGTCGATGTACTTCCACTTTGGCACCAAGGCTGAGATGGCACGCGCCGTCCTCGAAGCGCAGCAAGAACGGATGAAGGCCGTCCTCCAGGCTGTTCAGAGCAGCCCCGGCACCACAAGGGAGCGCTTATTCGCACTATTGGATCGTCTAGCGATGCTGATCTCGACCGATGAGATTGTCCAGGGTGGCATCCGGCTCGCAGGCCAGGCGAGTCCGGAAGTGGCCGAGATTGCGAATGCTCCCTACATCGAGTGGGTGCATATCGTGCGCGACATCATCAGCCAGGGAATCGAGGAAGGATCGATTCGCCCCGACATCGATCTCGACCAGGCTGCGGAGTTCGTGAACTCCGCATTCGTGGGTGCGCAAGTCCTCGCCGGACTGGACGACTCTTGGGCTTCTTTTCCCCAGCGCGTGGCGCGGCTCATCCCATGGTTTGACGAGCTCCTCGCACCTCACCGGTGA
- a CDS encoding ATP-binding cassette domain-containing protein: MRDISFNIRRGEFVGIIGPSGAGKSTLLNILGLLDSPTAGAYRFDGVDITDLGENDRDRVRNEKIGFIFQDSHTLVDETAAENVSLPLKIRGATMGERRRVARTELRRLGLGHRQGEAALNLSGGERQRVAIARAISTHPALVLADEPTGSLDSASSAHVIDELRALNTTGTTVVIITHDRAIADRTDRCIELLDGRVAADPSVDSRAETWTAARAKPDSAAAWVDAPASAPALEKRRGSTCARFGRRLLAEAFDAISAHTANLGRTVLLLAAFSLGVGGLVCAMGVSQSAASQVSDQLTQAGLDEVVAQVSASGIQLQDFDSDSPLPTHRTVTELQGVIGAAYAARVQTADARPRLLRAMPAARFDGDILVAGPAYLAIQNAVVWPTNAGRLLSNTWHGAVAILGKDAAAAIGVADAGPGVRIWIADQPVDVVGLITAPGRTPLLSNTILLSPEAAVGLAPEDARLIVRTAPGMPAAVADALPPAISPGNPPAVTVETVADLRQLRHGVSADLGILIALVSALLLLLACLTSAVAMYLSVRSRRPEIALRRAIGASRASIWRLFTVEGLTVGLGGGVAGAALGLMAVVTVCAVQQWTPVLDLRIVFVGIGIGAASGIVSAVYPATAAARSNPALAIRA, from the coding sequence TTGCGCGACATCTCGTTCAACATCCGACGCGGTGAGTTCGTCGGAATCATCGGGCCATCAGGGGCAGGCAAGAGCACCCTATTGAATATTCTCGGGCTGCTGGACTCGCCAACGGCTGGGGCGTATCGGTTTGACGGCGTCGACATTACCGACCTCGGCGAAAATGACCGTGATCGGGTGCGCAACGAGAAGATCGGATTCATCTTCCAGGACTCGCACACATTGGTCGACGAAACAGCGGCCGAGAACGTCTCCTTGCCGTTGAAAATACGGGGGGCGACTATGGGCGAACGGCGACGCGTGGCCCGAACGGAACTGCGCCGGCTCGGCCTGGGCCACCGACAGGGCGAGGCTGCGCTGAACTTGTCAGGAGGGGAACGGCAGCGGGTGGCCATCGCCCGTGCGATCTCGACACACCCGGCGCTGGTGCTCGCCGACGAACCGACCGGCTCGCTCGACTCGGCGTCTTCCGCCCATGTCATAGATGAACTGCGGGCACTTAATACCACAGGCACGACTGTCGTCATCATCACGCACGATCGCGCCATCGCCGACCGCACCGACCGGTGTATCGAGTTGCTCGACGGGCGGGTGGCAGCGGACCCGAGCGTGGATTCGCGCGCAGAGACATGGACTGCCGCGCGAGCCAAACCCGACTCGGCCGCCGCATGGGTGGATGCGCCGGCGTCAGCACCCGCGCTAGAGAAGAGGCGCGGGTCTACCTGCGCACGATTCGGCCGCCGCCTGCTGGCCGAGGCGTTCGATGCCATCTCGGCGCATACTGCCAACCTCGGGCGCACCGTTCTGCTGCTCGCCGCCTTCTCCCTCGGCGTCGGCGGACTGGTATGCGCGATGGGGGTCAGCCAGAGCGCTGCCTCGCAGGTCTCTGACCAACTCACCCAAGCTGGGCTCGACGAGGTCGTCGCACAGGTGTCGGCATCCGGTATCCAGCTTCAGGACTTTGATTCAGACTCACCACTACCGACGCACCGCACGGTCACAGAGTTGCAGGGTGTAATCGGTGCAGCATATGCGGCCCGTGTGCAGACCGCCGATGCGCGACCCCGGCTGCTACGCGCCATGCCGGCCGCACGGTTCGACGGCGACATCCTCGTCGCGGGGCCCGCGTACCTGGCCATCCAGAACGCAGTCGTCTGGCCCACCAACGCAGGCCGACTCCTGTCAAACACATGGCACGGTGCGGTCGCAATCCTCGGGAAGGACGCCGCAGCCGCAATCGGCGTCGCCGATGCAGGACCGGGGGTGCGTATCTGGATTGCCGACCAGCCCGTTGATGTTGTCGGGCTCATCACAGCCCCGGGGCGCACACCGCTCCTGTCAAACACGATCCTGCTCTCCCCTGAGGCTGCCGTTGGTCTCGCCCCTGAGGACGCTCGCCTCATCGTGCGTACAGCGCCGGGCATGCCCGCCGCCGTCGCCGACGCGTTGCCGCCAGCTATCTCGCCGGGTAACCCACCGGCCGTGACTGTGGAAACCGTGGCCGACCTGCGGCAACTCAGGCACGGCGTATCGGCTGACCTCGGCATCCTCATCGCGCTCGTGTCGGCGCTGCTTCTGCTGTTGGCGTGCCTGACATCAGCTGTGGCAATGTACCTTTCTGTGCGATCTCGGCGCCCCGAGATTGCACTACGACGCGCGATCGGCGCCAGCCGCGCGTCGATCTGGCGGCTGTTCACTGTCGAAGGTCTCACGGTCGGGCTCGGCGGCGGCGTCGCGGGCGCTGCGCTGGGCCTCATGGCCGTCGTCACCGTCTGCGCCGTGCAGCAGTGGACGCCCGTCCTTGATCTCAGGATCGTTTTCGTAGGCATTGGGATCGGTGCCGCCTCTGGCATTGTCTCTGCGGTATACCCCGCGACGGCGGCCGCACGCAGCAATCCTGCGCTGGCCATCCGGGCGTGA
- a CDS encoding PIN domain-containing protein — protein sequence MIDPTTVVVFDVNVYLDDILGADGSWPLLPDVPPTTDNPAADAISLAFGGRFRLFASAHILRNVARVMRMAGQSEPIVEQFVSAIVEMCEFSGGGVIEPAERDHGVADYEDNAIVALAKDPSVDALIIVTSDHDLLDLGPARNGRLILRPHEFVFRVLTP from the coding sequence ATGATCGATCCGACGACGGTGGTCGTCTTTGATGTCAACGTCTACCTTGACGACATCCTTGGCGCGGACGGAAGTTGGCCCCTTCTCCCTGACGTCCCTCCGACAACCGACAACCCGGCGGCTGATGCCATATCACTCGCCTTCGGTGGGCGGTTCCGCCTGTTCGCGTCTGCGCACATCCTGCGCAACGTCGCGCGTGTCATGCGCATGGCCGGGCAAAGTGAGCCGATAGTCGAGCAGTTCGTGTCCGCGATCGTGGAGATGTGCGAATTCTCGGGCGGAGGCGTGATCGAACCCGCCGAGCGGGACCACGGTGTCGCGGACTACGAGGACAATGCGATCGTCGCGTTGGCGAAGGACCCATCGGTCGATGCGCTGATCATCGTCACAAGCGACCATGATCTCCTCGATCTCGGTCCGGCGCGCAACGGACGCCTCATCCTGCGTCCGCACGAATTCGTTTTCCGCGTCCTCACTCCTTGA
- a CDS encoding ribbon-helix-helix domain-containing protein: protein MAAKTVGIAVSDDLRPALDEVVEHFGHGNRSEFLRMAVRDYQGRLRLERMNEIRDRARDERGGRRYSTDEVLDLIRDSAAS, encoded by the coding sequence ATGGCAGCGAAGACCGTCGGCATTGCCGTCTCAGATGACCTCCGCCCGGCGCTCGACGAAGTCGTCGAGCACTTCGGCCACGGCAATCGCAGCGAGTTTCTGCGCATGGCCGTGCGAGATTATCAGGGACGCCTTCGACTCGAGCGGATGAATGAAATCCGTGACCGAGCCCGTGACGAACGCGGCGGCCGTCGCTACTCCACCGACGAGGTGCTGGACCTCATCCGCGATTCTGCGGCATCATGA
- a CDS encoding methylated-DNA--[protein]-cysteine S-methyltransferase, translating into MSFGMLSTPVGTLGVTGEGGAITRVEWVRDAREQDVDALVADALAQLEAYFAGERHRFDVPFDLGAQSEGARAVLMTLHDTVEFGDSITYGDLAARSGTDIPARGIGTIMGANPVPIIVPCHRVLASDGLGGYSGGAPGQGLVTKRALLEFEGALPAPLF; encoded by the coding sequence ATGTCGTTCGGAATGCTCTCCACACCGGTGGGCACGCTCGGCGTCACCGGCGAGGGCGGCGCGATCACGCGCGTCGAGTGGGTGCGCGACGCGCGCGAGCAAGATGTCGACGCTCTCGTCGCCGACGCTCTGGCGCAGCTCGAGGCGTACTTCGCTGGCGAGCGTCACCGGTTCGATGTGCCGTTCGACCTCGGCGCACAGTCCGAGGGTGCGAGGGCCGTGCTGATGACGCTCCACGACACGGTCGAGTTCGGCGACTCGATCACCTATGGTGACCTTGCCGCGCGCAGCGGCACCGACATTCCAGCGCGCGGTATCGGGACCATCATGGGGGCGAATCCGGTGCCGATCATCGTTCCCTGTCACCGTGTTCTCGCGAGCGACGGGCTCGGCGGGTACTCGGGTGGCGCACCGGGCCAGGGCCTGGTCACCAAGCGCGCGCTGCTCGAGTTCGAGGGCGCTCTGCCGGCGCCGCTGTTCTGA
- a CDS encoding DUF4192 family protein: MRVLNQMEKQLPEVGVTVTPFVASEWVNRCPPGRETFFLAEMVTETLLDSEVDALRPESIVEFVMLGATPLIIETMALQIAFGQKIAERESKRMARGMPSPLFEGDEQRRPSVHRCAHAMVVLRRVAAFYPGKLGAGVLCVIAWLAWARGRRALAVAYLDEARRLDPEYVLARRLSGLVTTKLPEWLPTEIESC, translated from the coding sequence GTGCGTGTCCTCAATCAGATGGAGAAGCAACTTCCCGAGGTGGGAGTCACGGTCACCCCGTTCGTGGCCTCGGAGTGGGTGAACCGTTGTCCGCCGGGTCGAGAGACGTTCTTCCTCGCGGAGATGGTCACCGAGACGTTGCTCGACAGTGAGGTAGACGCGCTCCGTCCCGAATCGATCGTCGAATTCGTGATGCTTGGGGCAACCCCATTGATCATCGAGACCATGGCGCTGCAGATCGCCTTCGGACAGAAAATCGCCGAGCGCGAGTCGAAGAGGATGGCGCGCGGGATGCCCAGTCCTCTTTTCGAGGGCGATGAGCAGCGGCGTCCATCTGTCCATCGCTGTGCACACGCGATGGTCGTCCTGCGTCGGGTGGCCGCCTTCTATCCTGGCAAGTTGGGGGCGGGTGTTCTGTGCGTCATCGCGTGGCTCGCGTGGGCGCGCGGACGGCGTGCTCTCGCGGTCGCCTACCTCGACGAGGCACGGCGGCTCGATCCCGAGTATGTCCTCGCCAGGCGCTTGTCCGGACTCGTGACGACGAAACTTCCCGAGTGGCTTCCAACGGAGATAGAATCATGTTGA
- a CDS encoding SRPBCC family protein, translating to MADGYDATSTITIEAPREEVWRVLLDPAAVKEYMFGTDLETSWAVGGQIRWRGVWKDKPFEDHGVILEVDAPARLVFTHFSPLSGDEDVPENHHTLTWTLDDTGPATTVLTLRQSNNTTPEAAEHSRRMWDQLVATVKQIAERG from the coding sequence ATGGCCGACGGGTATGACGCAACCTCGACCATCACGATCGAGGCGCCGCGCGAAGAGGTGTGGCGTGTGCTTCTGGATCCCGCCGCAGTAAAGGAGTACATGTTCGGCACCGACCTTGAGACGAGCTGGGCTGTCGGCGGTCAGATCCGCTGGCGCGGCGTGTGGAAGGACAAGCCATTCGAAGACCACGGTGTCATCCTCGAAGTCGATGCTCCGGCCCGCCTCGTCTTCACGCACTTCAGTCCGTTGAGCGGAGACGAAGACGTCCCCGAGAACCACCACACCCTCACGTGGACTCTGGACGATACCGGCCCCGCCACGACGGTGCTGACTCTGCGTCAGAGCAACAACACCACGCCAGAGGCCGCCGAACACTCGCGGCGGATGTGGGATCAGCTCGTCGCGACGGTGAAGCAGATCGCCGAGCGCGGGTGA